Proteins from one Stenotrophomonas aracearum genomic window:
- a CDS encoding cytochrome c/FTR1 family iron permease produces the protein MPFFSMKVLRHCALALLIIALSAGVAGAADPQAEARQAWQLLDYIAVDYAGAVRGGQVVEPGEYSEMQEFAATVRTKVAGLPATPQQAALVSSAERLQAAVAARAEPEVIAKTAHALAAELLTVYRIEAAPTTPPDVASAAPLYAQQCAGCHGAQGRGDGPIAASLTPRPIAFTDAERAAQRSPLALYQVISQGLNGTAMTSFAHLSEADRWALAFYVGGFAYDDAARSRGEILWREDPKLHQALPTLAALSGSSEAELGQTLAVAQAQAITAYLRAHPAEAVPHAAVGASPFALARQRLADSLQAYAAGDAVHAKTLALSSYLDGVEPVEPTLASRDRALMRQIEAGMARFRDALGRRAPAAEVTATAAEITGLFDRAEAVLQTSHTDTTTAFLGSFTILLREGLEALLIVVGMIAFLRKAERREVLPYVHAGWVGALLAGVLTWAVATHLVDISGANREVTEGVSALFAAVVLLSVGIWMHQKSLAGRWQQYLHAKMSAALTRRSALFLFSLAFIAVYREVFETILFFIAMWSEQASGAILGGLLAGALVLAGVAYWMLRMSKRLPIGQFFSASSILIAVLAVVLVGKGVAALQEAGWIAQALVAAPRIEWLGVYPSWQSLLAQLAVAVVAVIGFLFNMRSPASVRTTKD, from the coding sequence ATGCCCTTTTTTTCGATGAAAGTCCTGCGTCACTGCGCGCTCGCCCTCCTGATCATCGCGCTCAGTGCCGGCGTCGCCGGGGCGGCGGACCCGCAGGCGGAAGCCCGGCAGGCCTGGCAGCTGCTCGATTACATCGCCGTGGATTACGCCGGGGCCGTGCGCGGCGGCCAAGTGGTCGAACCGGGTGAGTACAGCGAGATGCAGGAGTTCGCGGCCACGGTGCGCACGAAAGTGGCCGGCCTCCCGGCGACGCCGCAGCAAGCTGCGCTGGTGAGTTCGGCCGAGCGGCTGCAGGCGGCGGTCGCCGCCCGCGCCGAACCGGAAGTCATCGCGAAAACTGCGCATGCACTGGCCGCCGAATTGCTGACGGTTTACCGCATCGAGGCGGCACCGACGACCCCGCCGGACGTGGCCAGCGCGGCCCCGCTTTACGCCCAGCAGTGCGCCGGATGTCACGGGGCCCAGGGCCGCGGAGATGGCCCCATAGCCGCTAGCCTCACGCCGCGGCCGATCGCATTCACCGACGCGGAGCGTGCAGCACAGCGCAGTCCCCTGGCGCTGTATCAGGTGATCTCGCAGGGTTTGAACGGCACGGCCATGACCAGCTTTGCCCATCTGTCCGAAGCCGACCGCTGGGCACTGGCCTTCTACGTTGGGGGATTTGCCTACGACGACGCGGCGCGCAGCCGCGGCGAAATCCTGTGGCGAGAGGATCCGAAGCTGCATCAGGCGCTCCCGACATTGGCCGCCCTGTCCGGTTCGAGCGAGGCCGAGTTGGGCCAGACGTTGGCGGTGGCACAGGCGCAGGCGATCACCGCGTATTTGCGTGCTCACCCGGCTGAAGCGGTGCCGCATGCCGCTGTCGGGGCTAGCCCGTTCGCACTCGCGCGGCAACGCCTGGCGGACAGCTTGCAAGCCTATGCGGCCGGCGATGCAGTGCACGCCAAGACACTGGCTTTGTCGTCTTACCTGGACGGTGTGGAGCCGGTGGAGCCGACCTTGGCCAGCCGCGATCGTGCTCTGATGCGCCAGATCGAAGCGGGTATGGCCCGATTCCGCGACGCGTTGGGGCGCCGTGCGCCGGCCGCCGAGGTGACCGCCACGGCGGCGGAGATCACCGGCTTGTTCGATCGCGCTGAAGCGGTACTGCAAACGTCCCACACCGATACAACCACAGCCTTCCTGGGTAGCTTTACCATCCTGCTGCGTGAGGGACTGGAAGCGCTGCTGATCGTCGTGGGCATGATTGCGTTCCTGCGCAAGGCCGAGCGGCGCGAAGTGCTGCCCTACGTCCATGCCGGTTGGGTCGGTGCATTGCTGGCGGGCGTGCTGACCTGGGCCGTTGCCACGCATCTGGTGGACATTAGCGGCGCCAATCGCGAAGTCACCGAAGGCGTGTCCGCGCTGTTTGCCGCGGTGGTCCTATTGAGTGTGGGTATCTGGATGCACCAGAAGAGCCTGGCCGGGCGCTGGCAGCAGTACCTGCACGCCAAGATGTCGGCCGCGCTGACCCGGCGGTCGGCCCTGTTCCTGTTTTCGCTCGCCTTCATCGCCGTCTACCGCGAAGTGTTCGAGACGATCCTGTTCTTCATCGCCATGTGGAGTGAACAGGCCTCCGGCGCGATCTTGGGCGGCCTGCTGGCCGGTGCCCTGGTCCTGGCCGGGGTGGCCTATTGGATGTTGCGCATGAGCAAGCGGCTGCCGATCGGCCAGTTCTTCTCTGCCAGTTCGATCCTGATCGCGGTGCTGGCCGTGGTCCTGGTCGGCAAAGGCGTCGCGGCCCTGCAGGAGGCGGGCTGGATCGCGCAGGCCCTGGTGGCGGCCCCGCGCATCGAATGGCTGGGCGTCTATCCCTCCTGGCAATCGCTGTTGGCCCAGTTGGCCGTGGCCGTCGTTGCTGTGATCGGCTTCCTCTTCAACATGCGCTCGCCCGCCTCGGTGCGGACGACCAAGGACTAA
- a CDS encoding MerR family transcriptional regulator codes for MTISDAAAASGCHLETIRYYERVGLLPRPGRTRSGYRQYTPADVERLRFVTRGRDLGFSLEEIRSLLQLAEDPALSCAEVDRLAREHLDDIQTRIRDLQRMASELERTIGSCRVGQRGQCTILETLRRFPDHSSP; via the coding sequence ATGACAATCAGTGACGCTGCCGCCGCCAGCGGCTGCCACCTCGAAACGATCCGCTATTACGAACGCGTCGGCCTGCTGCCCCGGCCCGGACGGACGCGCAGCGGCTACCGCCAGTACACGCCGGCCGACGTGGAGCGCCTGCGCTTCGTCACGCGTGGCCGCGACTTGGGTTTCAGCCTGGAGGAGATCCGCAGCCTGCTGCAGCTGGCCGAGGATCCGGCGCTGTCCTGCGCCGAGGTCGACCGGCTGGCGCGCGAACACCTGGACGATATCCAGACCAGGATTCGGGATTTGCAGCGGATGGCCAGCGAACTGGAGCGCACCATCGGCAGTTGCCGTGTCGGCCAGCGCGGGCAATGCACGATCCTGGAAACGCTGCGGCGATTCCCCGACCATTCCTCCCCCTGA
- a CDS encoding NAD+ synthase — translation MTTPLRLALAQFDFPVGDLIGNADRITAYIAEARDIHGADLVVFPELTLSGYPPEDLLLRPSFLAECEAAVRHVAAAARGIVAVVGWPEAAGAVVYNAVSVLRDGAIATTYRKRDLPNYAVFDERRYFAVDPDGSACVFEVKDVPIGLLICQDLWGLEPLIETAAAGAQLVLVPNASPFERDKHAERDALLAERTRDTGVAIAYVNVVGGQDGIVFDGASLLANADGHVHPAAIAFEPHWLIADYDVENRTLLPVSWPIEGDESRDGLAWRAVVLGTRDYCRKNGFDRVWVGLSGGLDSAVVLAIAVDALGADRVTAVRLPSRYTAAVSNDLADEQCRAMGVRLMTLPIEEPFQGYLDALAPLFAQAPADATEENLQSRTRGALLMALANKFGGLLLTTGNKSEYAVGYTTIYGDMCGGYAPIKDLYKTEVSALARWRNAVAGAPVVPWGVIDRPPSAELRADQTDQDTLPPYDVLDAILFRSIDQEQSREEIVAAGFTPETVDHVLRLVRIGEWKRHQAAPGPKVSRRAFGRERRYPITDAWADTAE, via the coding sequence ATGACCACGCCACTTCGACTCGCGCTGGCGCAGTTCGATTTTCCCGTCGGCGATCTGATCGGGAATGCCGACCGGATCACGGCCTATATCGCCGAGGCCCGCGATATCCATGGCGCCGATCTGGTGGTGTTTCCGGAGCTCACGCTGAGTGGTTATCCGCCCGAGGACCTGCTACTGCGTCCCAGCTTCCTCGCCGAGTGCGAGGCGGCCGTCAGGCACGTCGCGGCGGCGGCCCGCGGCATCGTGGCGGTAGTCGGCTGGCCGGAAGCGGCCGGCGCCGTGGTCTATAACGCGGTCAGCGTCTTGCGCGATGGCGCTATCGCGACCACCTACCGCAAGCGCGACCTGCCCAATTACGCGGTGTTCGACGAGCGGCGTTACTTCGCCGTCGATCCCGACGGTAGCGCCTGCGTGTTCGAGGTAAAGGACGTTCCCATCGGGCTGCTGATTTGCCAGGACCTGTGGGGCCTGGAACCTCTCATTGAAACCGCGGCCGCCGGTGCGCAGTTGGTGCTGGTGCCCAATGCATCGCCCTTCGAGCGCGACAAGCACGCGGAACGCGATGCCTTGCTGGCCGAGCGCACGCGGGACACGGGCGTGGCGATCGCGTACGTGAATGTGGTTGGGGGGCAGGACGGCATCGTCTTCGATGGCGCCTCGCTGCTGGCCAACGCAGACGGCCACGTGCATCCAGCGGCCATCGCGTTCGAGCCGCATTGGCTGATCGCGGACTACGACGTCGAAAATCGCACTCTGCTACCGGTGTCGTGGCCGATCGAAGGCGACGAAAGCCGCGATGGCCTCGCTTGGCGGGCCGTGGTCCTGGGCACACGCGATTACTGCCGCAAGAATGGCTTTGACCGCGTTTGGGTCGGCCTATCGGGTGGCCTGGACTCGGCGGTCGTGCTCGCGATAGCGGTGGATGCGCTCGGCGCAGACCGCGTCACAGCCGTGCGTCTGCCGTCGCGCTACACCGCCGCGGTGTCGAATGACCTGGCCGACGAGCAGTGCCGCGCCATGGGCGTACGCCTGATGACGCTGCCGATCGAGGAGCCTTTCCAAGGGTACCTGGATGCCTTGGCGCCGCTGTTTGCGCAGGCGCCAGCGGATGCGACCGAGGAGAATCTGCAATCACGCACCCGCGGTGCGCTATTGATGGCCTTGGCCAACAAGTTCGGCGGCCTGCTGCTGACCACCGGCAACAAGAGCGAATACGCGGTCGGTTACACCACGATCTACGGCGACATGTGCGGTGGCTATGCGCCAATCAAGGATCTGTACAAGACAGAAGTCTCCGCGCTCGCCCGCTGGCGCAACGCCGTGGCGGGCGCTCCAGTGGTCCCATGGGGTGTGATCGATCGTCCACCTTCGGCGGAGCTGCGCGCGGACCAGACCGACCAGGACACCTTGCCGCCGTACGACGTGCTCGACGCCATCTTGTTCCGTTCCATCGATCAGGAGCAGTCGCGAGAGGAGATTGTCGCGGCAGGATTCACCCCCGAAACGGTCGACCACGTGCTTCGTCTGGTGCGCATCGGCGAATGGAAGCGGCATCAGGCGGCGCCAGGACCGAAGGTCTCGCGCCGCGCCTTTGGTCGGGAGCGGCGATATCCCATTACCGACGCGTGGGCCGACACGGCGGAATAG